A single region of the Actinoplanes sp. SE50/110 genome encodes:
- a CDS encoding DUF5666 domain-containing protein — protein MRMRRIAVAVAMAAAVTAPAVVTDVAAFAKSPAVSKHGDDRNDNKGNGNAGNKGGDNSNKGGDKARSKKVAFAAEGTVTAADAASVTVAVKGGTKDVRGRTVTFAVTSATRIRLNGKRVAATALAAGAKLEVSGTRVDTVYTAVQIEATLRSGRPKPAPSPSGSATPTPSPTATPSPSGSASPSPSVSPSPSGSATPSPSDSPSPTDTPDPTDSPS, from the coding sequence ATGCGTATGCGCCGAATCGCCGTAGCCGTCGCCATGGCCGCCGCCGTCACCGCCCCGGCCGTCGTCACCGACGTCGCGGCCTTCGCGAAATCGCCGGCGGTCAGCAAACACGGCGATGACAGAAACGACAACAAGGGCAACGGCAACGCCGGCAACAAGGGCGGCGACAACAGCAACAAGGGCGGCGACAAGGCCAGGTCCAAGAAGGTCGCCTTCGCCGCCGAGGGCACGGTCACCGCGGCCGACGCCGCGTCGGTCACCGTCGCGGTCAAGGGCGGCACCAAGGACGTCCGCGGCCGTACCGTCACCTTCGCCGTGACCAGCGCCACCCGGATCCGGCTCAACGGCAAGCGGGTCGCGGCCACCGCGCTGGCCGCCGGGGCGAAGCTCGAGGTTTCGGGCACCCGGGTCGACACGGTCTACACCGCGGTGCAGATCGAGGCCACCCTCCGTTCCGGCCGCCCCAAGCCGGCGCCGTCGCCCAGCGGCAGCGCGACGCCCACCCCGTCGCCGACGGCGACGCCGTCACCCAGCGGCAGCGCTTCCCCGTCGCCGAGTGTCAGCCCGTCGCCCAGCGGCAGCGCTACCCCGTCGCCGAGCGACAGCCCGTCCCCGACGGATACCCCGGACCCCACCGACAGCCCCAGCTGA
- a CDS encoding serine/threonine-protein kinase, producing the protein MTLLETGGMAQVWRATDELLDRPVAVKLPAGDIRAAHLAWREARLAARLSHPGIAAVHDYREAVRPDGSVVPFVVMELLAGETVAARLCDGPIPWPAAAAVGAAVAGALAAAHAAGVVHRDIKPGNVMLCNGGVKLLDFGISAAAGEPDDDDTGATFGTPAYAAPERLDGKPAEPATDLYGLGVLLFEMVAGEPPYSVDTWEELAVARQTGPTPLPGGLPAPLTDLIHRCLDDDPECRPSAAEAWKVLAELAPAENKKTPTVPLPGARPAGAARVPALNPPPVRATRGRKIAVGAALGATAIAFLALVHVVSQSGDDLAQPPPAAPVAPSVPATSAASSPSPRPATTPPTVAKRAAPTLTVDVALQRVEAAVDRGERTGEIRGDVAQDFRNLLGQLATQDNPDIRGQVDLLRKKVRQRLGEGGLSAGQAALLQDRLADLGRAGA; encoded by the coding sequence GTGACCTTGCTGGAAACGGGCGGGATGGCCCAGGTCTGGCGGGCCACCGACGAGCTGCTCGACCGCCCCGTCGCGGTCAAGTTGCCGGCCGGCGACATCCGGGCCGCCCACCTCGCCTGGCGGGAGGCGCGGCTCGCGGCGCGGCTCTCCCATCCGGGGATCGCGGCCGTGCACGACTACCGGGAGGCGGTCCGCCCGGACGGCTCGGTGGTCCCGTTCGTCGTGATGGAGCTGCTGGCCGGCGAGACCGTGGCGGCCCGGCTCTGTGACGGCCCGATCCCGTGGCCGGCCGCCGCCGCGGTGGGCGCCGCGGTCGCCGGAGCGCTGGCCGCCGCGCACGCCGCCGGGGTGGTGCACCGCGACATCAAGCCGGGCAACGTGATGCTCTGCAACGGTGGCGTGAAGCTGCTCGACTTCGGGATCAGCGCGGCCGCCGGGGAGCCGGACGACGACGACACCGGGGCCACCTTCGGCACCCCGGCGTACGCGGCGCCGGAGCGCCTGGACGGCAAGCCGGCCGAGCCGGCCACCGACCTGTACGGGCTGGGCGTGCTGCTGTTCGAGATGGTGGCCGGGGAGCCGCCGTACAGTGTGGACACCTGGGAGGAGCTGGCGGTGGCCCGGCAGACCGGGCCCACGCCGCTGCCGGGCGGGCTGCCCGCCCCGCTGACCGATCTGATCCACCGCTGTCTGGACGACGACCCGGAGTGCCGCCCGTCGGCCGCCGAGGCGTGGAAGGTGCTGGCCGAGCTGGCTCCGGCGGAGAACAAGAAGACGCCGACGGTGCCGCTGCCCGGCGCCCGGCCGGCCGGGGCGGCCCGGGTGCCGGCCCTCAACCCGCCGCCGGTCCGGGCCACCCGCGGTCGCAAGATCGCGGTGGGGGCGGCGCTGGGTGCCACCGCGATCGCCTTCCTGGCGCTGGTGCACGTGGTGTCGCAGTCGGGCGACGATCTGGCGCAGCCGCCGCCGGCCGCGCCGGTCGCGCCGTCCGTGCCGGCGACGTCGGCCGCCTCGTCACCTTCGCCGCGGCCGGCGACGACTCCGCCGACGGTGGCGAAGAGGGCGGCGCCGACGCTCACCGTGGACGTGGCGCTGCAACGGGTGGAGGCCGCGGTCGATCGGGGCGAGCGGACCGGCGAGATCCGCGGGGACGTCGCGCAGGATTTCCGGAACCTCCTGGGGCAGCTCGCCACTCAGGACAATCCCGACATCCGCGGGCAGGTGGATCTGTTGCGCAAGAAGGTCCGCCAGCGGCTCGGCGAGGGCGGGCTGAGTGCCGGCCAGGCCGCCCTGCTGCAGGACCGCCTGGCCGACCTGGGCCGGGCCGGGGCCTAG
- a CDS encoding LacI family DNA-binding transcriptional regulator yields the protein MRDHSNRSAGRPTLEEVAVRAGVGRGTVSRVVNGSAQVSPKARKAVQDAIDEMGYVPNRAARALVTQRTDSIALVVFESGERFFAEPFFGRIVQSVSSVLVARNLQMVLMIAQAPEERRQLEGYLTRQHVDGALLLSLHGDDPLPAVLEERGVPTVRVGRPVHPGPVTSVDADNRGGARAAVSYLREQGRRCIATITGPMDMAPGIARYQGYRDVVGDGPAAAGDFGEISGAMAMEWLLANHPQLDAVFAASDMMAAGALRVLRRAGRRVPEDVAVVGFDDSVVARHTDPPLTSVYQPVEQMGQEMVRLLLAKLDGDEPVEHETIMPTRLILRGSA from the coding sequence ATGAGGGACCACAGCAACCGCTCGGCCGGGCGGCCGACCCTGGAGGAGGTCGCCGTCCGGGCCGGCGTCGGCCGGGGGACGGTGTCCCGGGTGGTGAACGGCTCCGCCCAGGTCAGTCCGAAAGCCCGCAAAGCGGTGCAGGACGCGATCGACGAGATGGGCTACGTGCCGAACCGGGCCGCGCGCGCGCTGGTCACCCAGCGCACCGATTCGATCGCCCTGGTCGTGTTCGAGTCCGGCGAGCGGTTCTTCGCCGAGCCGTTCTTCGGCCGGATCGTCCAGTCGGTGTCGTCCGTGCTGGTCGCCCGGAACCTGCAGATGGTCCTGATGATCGCGCAGGCCCCGGAGGAGCGGCGCCAGCTGGAGGGCTACCTGACCCGCCAGCATGTGGACGGCGCGCTGCTGCTGTCGCTGCACGGTGACGACCCGCTGCCGGCCGTCCTGGAGGAGCGCGGCGTGCCCACCGTGCGGGTCGGCCGCCCGGTGCACCCGGGCCCGGTCACCTCGGTCGACGCGGACAACCGCGGGGGCGCCCGGGCCGCCGTGTCGTACCTGCGCGAGCAGGGCCGCCGGTGCATCGCCACGATCACCGGGCCGATGGACATGGCGCCGGGCATCGCGCGCTACCAGGGTTACCGCGACGTGGTCGGCGACGGCCCGGCCGCGGCCGGCGACTTCGGCGAGATCAGCGGCGCGATGGCGATGGAATGGCTGCTCGCCAACCACCCGCAGCTGGACGCGGTGTTCGCCGCCTCGGACATGATGGCGGCCGGCGCGCTGCGGGTGCTGCGCCGGGCCGGCCGCCGGGTGCCGGAGGACGTGGCCGTGGTCGGCTTCGACGACTCGGTCGTGGCCCGGCACACCGACCCGCCGCTGACCAGCGTCTATCAGCCGGTCGAGCAGATGGGCCAGGAGATGGTCCGGCTGCTGCTGGCCAAGCTCGACGGCGACGAGCCGGTCGAGCACGAGACGATCATGCCGACCCGGCTGATCCTGCGCGGGTCCGCCTGA
- a CDS encoding GlxA family transcriptional regulator, translating into MRGHKVAMFLMPGAAPLDVGIPAQVFAPRHGLDYRAVPCAVEAGPVRGRDGLGFFVDAGLEALDDADTVIVPGFLNPAGPIDPRVLAALRTAAFRGARMVSICTGAFALAAAGLLDGLRATTHWLMAPTLAREYPKVTVDGRVLFVDEGQILTSAGVAAGIDVCLHLVRRDHGVQASNAIARVLVAAPYRSGGQSQYVPRSIPEPLGDVFAATREWALAHLGEPLTVTGLARHAGVSERTFGRRFVEDTGYTPMQWVLRARVDLAREMLERTDLGIEQIAARVGVGTGANLRMHFQRILSTSPSEYRRNFAGGKLAQGDARPPADRLGTAAG; encoded by the coding sequence ATGCGGGGACACAAGGTGGCGATGTTTCTCATGCCCGGGGCCGCACCGCTGGACGTGGGCATCCCGGCGCAGGTCTTCGCGCCGCGGCACGGGCTGGACTACCGGGCGGTGCCGTGCGCGGTCGAGGCCGGGCCGGTGCGCGGCCGCGACGGGCTCGGTTTCTTCGTCGACGCGGGGCTGGAGGCGCTGGACGACGCGGACACCGTCATCGTGCCCGGCTTCCTCAACCCGGCCGGTCCGATCGACCCGCGGGTGCTCGCCGCGCTGCGCACCGCGGCGTTCCGCGGCGCCCGGATGGTCTCCATCTGCACCGGCGCGTTCGCGCTGGCCGCGGCCGGTCTGCTGGACGGGCTGCGGGCGACCACGCACTGGCTGATGGCGCCGACACTGGCCCGGGAGTACCCGAAGGTGACCGTCGACGGCAGGGTGCTGTTCGTCGACGAGGGTCAGATCCTCACGTCGGCCGGGGTGGCCGCCGGCATCGACGTGTGCCTGCACCTGGTCCGCCGCGACCATGGCGTGCAGGCCTCGAACGCGATCGCCCGGGTGCTGGTCGCGGCGCCGTACCGCAGCGGCGGCCAGTCGCAGTACGTGCCGCGCAGCATCCCGGAGCCGCTCGGCGACGTGTTCGCGGCCACCCGCGAGTGGGCGCTGGCGCACCTGGGTGAGCCGCTCACCGTGACCGGCCTGGCCCGGCACGCCGGCGTCTCGGAGCGCACCTTCGGCCGGCGGTTCGTCGAGGACACCGGGTACACCCCGATGCAGTGGGTGCTGCGCGCCCGGGTCGACCTGGCCCGCGAGATGCTGGAGCGCACCGACCTGGGGATCGAGCAGATCGCCGCCCGGGTCGGCGTCGGCACCGGCGCCAACCTGCGGATGCACTTCCAGCGGATCCTGAGCACCTCGCCGAGTGAGTACCGCCGGAACTTCGCTGGCGGAAAGCTTGCGCAAGGTGACGCGCGGCCCCCTGCCGACCGGCTCGGCACGGCGGCAGGCTGA
- the gap gene encoding type I glyceraldehyde-3-phosphate dehydrogenase produces the protein MTTRVGINGFGRIGRNVFRAAANSDVEIVAINDLTGSGTLAHLLRYDSSLGRYPGTVEAHEDHLLIDGHRVEVTAVRNPAELPWKDLGVDVALESTGRFTAAADARAHLAAGARKVLVSAPSPGADLTVAYGLNHGDYDPAAHDVVSNASCTTNGLAPIASVLDDLAGIETGSMTTIHAYTQEQNLQDGPHRDLRRARAAALNIAPTTTGAATAIGLVLPRLAGRLTGYSVRVPVPVGSLVELNAVVERPVTATEINSAFEAAASGPLRGVLAYSADPLVSTDITGNPASSLFDSLLTAANGRLVKVVAWYDNEWGFANRVVDTLTLLGR, from the coding sequence ATGACAACTCGCGTGGGAATCAACGGATTCGGGCGGATCGGCCGCAATGTCTTCCGAGCCGCCGCGAACAGCGACGTGGAGATCGTCGCGATCAACGACCTGACCGGCTCCGGCACCCTGGCCCACCTGCTGCGCTACGACAGCTCGCTGGGCCGCTACCCGGGTACCGTCGAGGCACACGAGGACCACCTGCTCATCGACGGCCACCGGGTCGAGGTGACCGCCGTCCGCAACCCGGCCGAACTGCCCTGGAAGGACCTGGGCGTCGACGTCGCGCTGGAGTCGACCGGCAGATTCACCGCGGCCGCCGACGCCCGCGCGCACCTGGCCGCCGGCGCGCGCAAGGTCCTGGTCAGCGCCCCGTCCCCGGGCGCCGATCTGACCGTCGCCTACGGCCTGAACCACGGCGACTACGACCCGGCCGCGCACGACGTGGTCTCCAACGCGTCGTGTACCACCAACGGGCTGGCCCCGATCGCCTCGGTGCTCGACGACCTGGCCGGCATCGAGACCGGGTCGATGACCACCATCCACGCCTACACCCAGGAGCAGAACCTGCAGGACGGCCCGCACCGCGACCTGCGCCGGGCCCGGGCGGCGGCGCTGAACATCGCGCCCACCACGACCGGTGCGGCCACCGCGATCGGCCTGGTGCTGCCCCGGCTGGCCGGCCGGCTCACCGGATACTCGGTGCGGGTGCCGGTGCCGGTCGGCTCGCTGGTCGAGCTCAACGCGGTGGTCGAGCGGCCGGTCACCGCCACCGAGATCAACAGTGCCTTCGAGGCGGCCGCGTCCGGCCCACTGCGCGGGGTCCTCGCATACTCGGCCGACCCGCTGGTCTCCACCGACATCACCGGCAACCCGGCGTCGTCCCTCTTCGACTCGCTGCTGACCGCGGCGAACGGCCGGCTGGTCAAGGTGGTCGCCTGGTACGACAACGAGTGGGGCTTCGCCAACCGGGTCGTGGACACCCTGACACTGCTGGGCCGCTGA
- a CDS encoding LacI family DNA-binding transcriptional regulator, whose product MAVTLADVARLAGVSPATVSRVINDSAKKVAPELRERVLAAVAELHYVPNAHAQSVARPRKSAVGVIVHDVSDPYFAEITRGLQRQAAAHDRLLVICNSYREPERELAYVALLRAQQVHALILAGSGYHDDAFTARLNGELNAYQQGGGRVAVIGRHELVGSAVLPANESGAYELGCRLLTLGHRRIGVIAGPRSLTTTTDRLSGIRRALAEAGTALPPERIVYADFTRDGGAEAAGRLLGAAPDLTAIVALNDSMAVGTLATLREHGIAVPARVSVAGFDDMPIARDVTPALTTVRLPLVGMGERAMALALADDTAGVSEPAAATLIWRESCAAPA is encoded by the coding sequence ATGGCGGTCACCCTGGCAGATGTGGCCCGGCTGGCCGGGGTCTCCCCCGCCACGGTGTCCCGCGTGATCAACGACAGCGCCAAGAAGGTCGCGCCCGAGCTGCGCGAGCGGGTCCTGGCCGCGGTCGCCGAGCTGCACTACGTGCCCAACGCGCACGCGCAGAGCGTGGCCCGCCCGCGCAAGTCCGCGGTCGGGGTGATCGTGCACGACGTCTCCGACCCGTACTTCGCCGAGATCACCCGGGGCCTGCAGCGGCAGGCCGCGGCCCACGACCGGCTCCTGGTGATCTGCAACAGCTACCGGGAGCCGGAGCGCGAGCTGGCCTACGTGGCGCTGCTGCGGGCCCAGCAGGTGCACGCGCTGATCCTGGCCGGCTCGGGATACCACGACGACGCGTTCACCGCCCGGCTCAACGGCGAGCTGAACGCGTACCAGCAGGGCGGCGGCCGGGTCGCGGTGATCGGCCGGCACGAGCTGGTCGGCAGCGCCGTGTTGCCCGCCAACGAATCCGGGGCGTACGAGTTGGGCTGCCGGCTGCTCACCCTGGGGCACCGCCGGATCGGGGTGATCGCCGGGCCCCGGTCGCTGACCACCACCACCGACCGGCTGTCCGGGATCCGCCGGGCCCTCGCCGAGGCCGGGACGGCCCTGCCGCCGGAGCGGATCGTCTACGCCGACTTCACCCGGGACGGCGGGGCGGAAGCCGCGGGCCGGCTCCTCGGCGCCGCACCGGACCTGACCGCGATCGTCGCGCTCAACGACTCGATGGCGGTGGGCACGCTGGCCACCCTGCGCGAGCACGGCATCGCGGTGCCGGCCCGGGTGTCGGTCGCCGGGTTCGACGACATGCCGATCGCGCGGGACGTGACACCGGCGCTGACCACGGTGCGGCTGCCGCTGGTCGGGATGGGCGAGCGGGCGATGGCCCTGGCCCTGGCCGACGACACCGCCGGGGTCAGCGAGCCGGCCGCGGCCACGCTGATCTGGCGGGAGAGCTGCGCCGCCCCGGCCTGA
- a CDS encoding DUF1963 domain-containing protein encodes MNLPAEVRALVRTRFAEPRANALLALSRPSIGYEPSDEGWSAFGGEPRLAAFDWPMHRGTPMLLLAALDGDEAATLLGPAWPFPDDGSLLFFHDEDFTAGWSPHGDTACRVLHVPADPVAPLPRIRRTIEPTPLTPAPQATLPAPEDLADHLDVDLDELLHLAEDLRPHLPVPRHRLLGHPDHLGPQPPDHRPLLQLRPEAGTVWGEVVSVTFWITDADLATGTLTHVRRTYEMA; translated from the coding sequence ATGAATCTCCCCGCCGAGGTCCGAGCGCTGGTCCGCACCCGTTTCGCCGAACCGCGGGCGAACGCTCTGCTGGCGCTGAGCCGCCCGTCGATCGGCTACGAGCCGTCGGACGAGGGCTGGTCCGCGTTCGGCGGCGAGCCACGGCTGGCCGCCTTCGACTGGCCGATGCACCGGGGCACCCCGATGCTGCTGCTGGCCGCCCTCGACGGCGACGAGGCCGCCACCCTCCTCGGCCCGGCCTGGCCGTTCCCCGACGACGGCAGCCTGCTCTTCTTCCACGACGAGGACTTCACCGCCGGGTGGTCCCCGCACGGCGACACCGCCTGCCGCGTCCTGCACGTCCCGGCCGACCCGGTGGCCCCCCTCCCCCGGATCCGGCGCACCATCGAACCCACCCCGCTCACCCCGGCCCCGCAGGCCACCCTGCCCGCCCCGGAAGACCTGGCCGACCATCTGGACGTGGACCTCGACGAGCTGCTCCACCTCGCCGAGGACCTGCGGCCGCACCTTCCGGTGCCCCGCCACCGCCTGCTCGGCCACCCGGACCACCTGGGCCCCCAGCCGCCGGACCACCGCCCGCTGCTGCAACTGCGGCCGGAAGCCGGCACCGTCTGGGGCGAGGTCGTCAGCGTCACCTTCTGGATCACCGACGCGGACCTGGCGACGGGCACCCTCACCCACGTCCGCCGCACCTACGAGATGGCCTGA
- a CDS encoding polysaccharide lyase family 1 protein, whose amino-acid sequence MNDGWANGATGGSAAAADHVHVVRTRDELAAALAPADTAPRIVLITGTLRPDGDCAAYTDPAYSLDGYLGAYDPAVWGRTSKPSGPLEEARARSAKNQAADVQLKVPSNTTILGLANARLVGLNLLISAADNVIVRNLRLEDAADCFPQWDPTDGATGNWNSAYDLITLVGGTHVWADHNTFSDGDDVDANQPLYFGRPYQVHDGALDVIKASDLVTISYNVFQEHDKTMLIGSTNTVGADVGKLRVTLHHNRFANIGQRAPRVRFGQVDVYDNYYYATDEDFYQYSWGAGVYSAIYAENNFLLRSADIPLDAVVHNWGGTAMTEKGTLTRIGTGKVTPVSLLAEYNATHDPDLGTDAGWTPTLRPGPLTPTAQVPAVVTAQSGAGRINLS is encoded by the coding sequence GTGAACGACGGCTGGGCCAACGGTGCCACCGGCGGCTCGGCGGCCGCCGCCGACCACGTTCATGTGGTCCGCACCCGCGACGAACTCGCCGCCGCCCTCGCCCCGGCCGACACCGCTCCCCGGATCGTGCTGATCACCGGCACGCTGCGTCCGGACGGCGACTGCGCGGCCTACACCGACCCGGCCTACTCGCTCGACGGTTACCTGGGCGCCTACGACCCCGCGGTCTGGGGCCGGACCAGCAAGCCGAGCGGCCCGCTGGAGGAGGCCCGCGCCCGCTCCGCCAAGAACCAGGCCGCGGACGTCCAGCTCAAGGTCCCGTCCAACACCACCATTCTGGGCCTGGCGAACGCCCGCCTGGTCGGGCTCAACCTGCTGATCTCGGCCGCCGACAACGTCATCGTCCGCAACCTGCGCCTCGAGGACGCCGCCGACTGCTTCCCGCAGTGGGATCCGACCGACGGCGCCACCGGCAACTGGAACTCCGCGTACGACCTGATCACCCTGGTCGGCGGCACCCACGTCTGGGCCGACCACAACACGTTCAGCGACGGCGACGACGTGGACGCGAACCAGCCCCTGTACTTCGGCCGCCCGTACCAGGTGCACGACGGCGCGCTCGACGTGATCAAGGCGTCCGACCTGGTCACCATCTCGTACAACGTGTTCCAGGAGCACGACAAGACGATGCTGATCGGCTCCACCAACACGGTCGGCGCCGACGTCGGCAAGCTCCGCGTCACGCTGCACCACAACAGGTTCGCCAACATCGGCCAGCGCGCCCCGCGTGTCCGATTCGGACAAGTCGACGTCTACGACAACTACTACTACGCCACCGACGAGGACTTCTACCAGTACTCCTGGGGTGCCGGCGTCTACTCGGCCATCTACGCCGAGAACAACTTCCTGCTACGCAGCGCCGACATCCCGCTGGACGCCGTCGTCCACAACTGGGGTGGCACCGCGATGACCGAGAAGGGCACCCTCACCCGGATCGGCACCGGCAAGGTCACCCCGGTCAGTCTGCTCGCCGAGTACAACGCCACCCACGACCCCGACCTCGGCACCGACGCCGGCTGGACCCCCACGCTGCGGCCCGGCCCGCTCACCCCCACCGCCCAGGTCCCGGCCGTCGTCACCGCCCAGTCCGGCGCCGGCAGGATCAACCTCAGCTGA
- a CDS encoding cupin domain-containing protein yields MRKLSVAELEAHHRGATFTSVLPGHVVQKGGFRVYAEPNFRTHDEPGRHVHTVPEIFVIVQGSGVMEVDGAEAGEFRAGDAVIFEPGEDHHLISRGPDPLVFVWMHLEPVS; encoded by the coding sequence ATGCGCAAACTGAGCGTCGCTGAGCTCGAAGCCCATCACCGCGGGGCGACCTTCACCAGTGTGCTGCCCGGCCACGTCGTACAAAAAGGCGGTTTCCGGGTTTATGCCGAGCCGAACTTCCGCACGCACGACGAGCCGGGCCGGCACGTGCACACCGTGCCGGAGATCTTCGTGATCGTCCAGGGCAGTGGCGTGATGGAGGTCGACGGCGCCGAAGCCGGTGAGTTCCGGGCCGGCGACGCGGTGATCTTCGAGCCGGGGGAGGACCACCACCTGATCAGTCGCGGACCCGATCCGCTGGTCTTCGTCTGGATGCACCTGGAACCCGTCTCCTGA
- a CDS encoding Gfo/Idh/MocA family protein: MTARVALIGAGGHGLSHRRKLRELAGLGELEIAALCDRNPVDPEPAVPVFTDHGAMLAAVRPDAVIICTPPHTHLPIALDCLAAGVDLLLEKPPVTSLREHETLVTAVRESGRRCQVGFQALGSAALTRFRELTAASAGDLSAAGAWWRPDTYYRRAPWAGRQAAFDGALVNPFAHALMQALAVADGFEPVLLELERYRTRDIQTDDCTFLRLTDGDGRRIVAAVTLASPVFVAGEIRLGDIVLEYPTDRVLLGRTHHELWGRTGLLENLLSGEPLVAPLERTRAFTAVAEAIVAAPLPATVPAGELRPHPDGDGNVLPGADELVRQVAATGLLPSETDVSWAAPPHRVTLETRKGTTDAQTERR, translated from the coding sequence ATGACCGCCCGGGTGGCGCTGATCGGGGCCGGTGGGCACGGGCTGTCGCATCGGCGCAAGCTTCGCGAGCTGGCCGGGCTCGGCGAGCTGGAGATCGCTGCACTGTGCGACCGGAACCCGGTCGACCCGGAACCCGCAGTGCCCGTCTTCACCGATCACGGCGCGATGCTCGCGGCGGTCCGGCCGGACGCGGTGATCATCTGCACGCCACCGCACACCCACCTGCCGATCGCCCTCGACTGCCTGGCCGCAGGAGTGGATCTGCTGCTGGAGAAGCCGCCGGTGACCTCGCTGAGAGAGCACGAGACGCTGGTGACAGCGGTCCGGGAGAGCGGGCGGCGCTGCCAGGTCGGGTTCCAGGCGCTCGGGTCAGCGGCGCTCACCCGGTTCCGTGAGCTGACCGCGGCCAGCGCCGGTGACCTGTCCGCGGCGGGCGCCTGGTGGCGGCCGGACACCTACTATCGGCGTGCTCCGTGGGCCGGGCGGCAGGCGGCGTTCGACGGGGCGCTGGTGAATCCGTTCGCGCACGCGCTGATGCAGGCGCTGGCGGTGGCGGACGGGTTCGAGCCGGTTCTGCTGGAGCTGGAACGGTATCGCACCCGGGATATCCAGACCGATGACTGTACGTTCCTGCGTCTGACCGATGGGGACGGCCGGCGGATCGTGGCGGCGGTGACCCTGGCGTCCCCGGTGTTCGTCGCGGGGGAGATCCGGCTCGGGGACATCGTGCTCGAGTATCCGACCGATCGCGTGCTTCTCGGCAGGACTCATCATGAGCTGTGGGGGCGGACCGGGCTGCTGGAGAACCTGCTGTCCGGCGAGCCGCTGGTGGCGCCGCTGGAGCGGACCAGGGCGTTCACCGCCGTGGCCGAGGCGATCGTGGCCGCGCCGCTGCCGGCGACCGTTCCGGCGGGCGAGCTGCGCCCGCACCCGGACGGCGACGGCAACGTGCTTCCCGGCGCCGATGAACTCGTCCGGCAGGTCGCCGCCACCGGCCTCCTGCCGTCCGAGACCGACGTCTCCTGGGCGGCCCCGCCGCACCGGGTGACCCTCGAAACGCGGAAAGGAACGACCGATGCGCAAACTGAGCGTCGCTGA